A stretch of DNA from Lycium ferocissimum isolate CSIRO_LF1 chromosome 4, AGI_CSIRO_Lferr_CH_V1, whole genome shotgun sequence:
CTTGTAGCACCTTTATCTCCTCTTAATAACCTGCTAAGAGGGGATTATAAAACCAGCAAGACTCTGCCAAATTATGAAGGTGCCATTCATacagcaaaaaacaaaaagatctGCCAAATTTAGAGAACAAACGAGCAAAGGCCATTGATGCCAATAATATGCAGAACAATATTCCAACAGCTCTACATGTTAATAACCATGAAAAGAGAGTAACTAATGTGAATAGGGGCATAATAGTCCCTCTGGAAGAGCATATACAACCAGAGGCGAAACCAGAATTTGAAGTTCATGGGTTCTGAATTTGCTATCGAACCCATATTCATCACAGTTACTGGGttcacaattaaatatttatacatatctaATAGATTTCCTGAAACGTATATAAGATATAAACAAAAAACTTATACTCTCCCTCCTCCCCTGTACACAACATCAACTCTAAAGATCAGTGCAGGATATGAAATCAGTGGGGTTAAGAAATAAGAACAAAGGAAATGAAAGCAAACCGAAACTTGACTTTCTGTGGTTATTAAAAGAAAAGGCTTCCTGGAAAGTCCAGCATAATATTAATTGTGAAACTGAGCATAATATTAATTGTGAAATTGACATATCCATTCAACATATTACTATCCAAAAAGAAAACTATCGGGACTACCGCTAATACAATATCTTGAATACCACTAATAGGTCACAATATCTTGAATTGCTGACAAAATCATTAATCAATTTGTACAACAGAGAGGTCAGCTTCTCAGCACGAAAATCTATGAGTAAAATTAAAAAGCACGTGCCATTTCACTTTAGATTGTTTTATTTCTGGAGCCTTCTTACAATGGTGATTACAATTCAAATTCGTCTTCAAGCTTGAGTGCCTCTGAAGCAGCTTCTTCCTCTTCATCATCAATTGCAAAATAGGGGTTATGCGCCTTAGGCCTAAAGTTATACCCAGTAAAGACATAGAAGGCAAGTGTAGCCAGTTCAGCAGCCACCACACTAGTCCACTGATACCGATACGAAGTAATGGTCTCCAGAGCATAAATGACAACCCTCGTGaagtatatataacatatcacaaTAATATAATACTGCCTAAACAATGTCAACTTCATCAAGTTCACAGCCGCTTTACCATCAGTCTTTGCTGCCTCACGCAAGTTCTTAATCGACCACACAATAGGAAACAACACagcacaacaacacacaatatCTACAAGCAAGAAAACCTGCTTCCACGTATACGATCTCTCACCAAACGGGCCAGTTTCATCAATCACAACTTGTGCAACATTAGCCACAACTTGCAACGGTATCACAACCATCAAAaccttcttttctttatcttgcAAATAAGGCTTCACAAATGACCAACCAGTACCAATCAAAACAATCAACGTAAATAACGTAATCCCTTTCAAGAAACTAAATATATAGAACAAAACATCCCAACCATGAGCAGTTCCTGTTCTCTTAATATACGATTTATCTTCAGCTTCACTTAACAAATCCAATGCCTTCAGCACCAATACCGCGAGCATAAAGAAATGAACTTTATAAACAGTTAACCTTTTCCTATAAAGGGTATAAACCCAAACAGTCCCTAACAACACATacaccataaaaaacaacaaatatATAACAGGAAGTGCAGTTTTCCCAGCTGATAAAAAATCAAGATTGCCACTTTTTGGGTTAAAATTATACATAACAGAACGTACATTCATAGTAACTTCCAAATTGGGCATACAATTAGCAAAAGCAAGAGTAAACTGATTAGCATCAGATACACTAAACGAGGCAGTGAACTCACGCGCCTGCGGTTGCAAGTGGTCAAAAGTGAAGACTTTTTTTATAAGATTAGATTCAAGTGGACACTGAATTTCACCTTCTTGAAGTTGTTCAAGCACGTGTACCCACGCGTCTAGGGTACATAGGAAAAACCCTAATTGAGAAATTggggttttctggttattggaGAAAGAGATGTCGGTTACGGTTAGGTTTAAACGACCCGAATGGGTGTACCCGAATTCGTCAAAAGGGATAGTGGAACGTGAATCGGATCGGATCTGTGTGGATCGGATCTCAGCGACGGTGACCCGGATTGTGAGAGTGATGGTAATTACGAAGAGTGCAAAACGCGCAGCCATTGATTGAACAACACAATCAATTGAAGTGAAAATTTCAGATTCCACTTTGACAAAGGACTCTGTCTTTTATTGTATTGTGTACGATGTTGAATGTTATTTATTGTAACTGACGAGCTGGCAGAAATCAAGAATGTCGGTTGGGTTTAGTTGGGTTTTAGGGGGAAAAACAGAGCGTGTGAGATGGGCAGGATTGAATAGAGGAGAATAGATGGATAGTATTATTTTAATAGTATGTTTGTTCAAGTTTCTAAAATCAGCCAATTTTAAAAgtactttcaaaaaattatttttggtgcaaagcaatttgtgtttgaccaattaatttaaaaagcacttttgagcagTAATTAGTATTTGGCCAagattttaaaaagtgtttctatgtgtatttttcccaaaagtatttttcaaaaaaaatgttttttggtAGCTATTTTTTAGCAAAAACGCTTCCTGTTAGTCCCCAAGACTTAtcttctcccaaaagcttgaccaaacacctcgttttttttttcaaataagcacttattgaaaaaataagtacttttgaggggaaaataagcttggccaaacaggctatgattcttgatgctccTCAATTAATGTAAGTCTTTAATGTATACAAAGGGTGTGTTTGGAAATCACAGCACACAATTTATACAGTATAGTAATTTTAAGGgatatttcaataatatacaatctagtataaaatattatattcacgtagtcatattttaaatttacattCACATAGCCAACTTTTTTCTTGCAATA
This window harbors:
- the LOC132051732 gene encoding protein CANDIDATE G-PROTEIN COUPLED RECEPTOR 7-like, producing MAARFALFVITITLTIRVTVAEIRSTQIRSDSRSTIPFDEFGYTHSGRLNLTVTDISFSNNQKTPISQLGFFLCTLDAWVHVLEQLQEGEIQCPLESNLIKKVFTFDHLQPQAREFTASFSVSDANQFTLAFANCMPNLEVTMNVRSVMYNFNPKSGNLDFLSAGKTALPVIYLLFFMVYVLLGTVWVYTLYRKRLTVYKVHFFMLAVLVLKALDLLSEAEDKSYIKRTGTAHGWDVLFYIFSFLKGITLFTLIVLIGTGWSFVKPYLQDKEKKVLMVVIPLQVVANVAQVVIDETGPFGERSYTWKQVFLLVDIVCCCAVLFPIVWSIKNLREAAKTDGKAAVNLMKLTLFRQYYIIVICYIYFTRVVIYALETITSYRYQWTSVVAAELATLAFYVFTGYNFRPKAHNPYFAIDDEEEEAASEALKLEDEFEL